From the Streptomyces syringium genome, one window contains:
- a CDS encoding TetR/AcrR family transcriptional regulator encodes MARRYDPERRDRIVDAAITVAAERGIAALSHRAVAAAADVPLGSTTYHFKTLDDLLVAALRRTARAWLDGMAEWERGLAADVSLAEGLAGQIGEWLAGDRARLELEYELYLAALRRPAVRPIAAECVEEMVALIRRRTADEGTAQALVAFLDGLMIQILITGRPFDRAEVLAALRAMTG; translated from the coding sequence ATGGCCCGCCGCTACGACCCCGAGCGCCGTGACCGCATCGTCGACGCCGCGATCACGGTGGCCGCCGAGCGCGGCATCGCGGCCCTGAGCCACCGGGCCGTCGCCGCCGCAGCCGATGTGCCGCTCGGCTCGACCACGTACCACTTCAAGACCCTCGACGACCTGCTGGTCGCCGCGCTGCGCCGGACGGCGAGGGCCTGGCTGGACGGCATGGCGGAGTGGGAGCGGGGCCTGGCGGCGGACGTCTCCCTGGCCGAGGGGCTGGCCGGGCAGATCGGCGAGTGGCTCGCGGGCGACCGCGCGCGCCTGGAACTGGAGTACGAGCTGTACCTCGCCGCGCTGCGCCGCCCGGCCGTGCGGCCGATCGCCGCCGAGTGCGTGGAGGAGATGGTCGCCCTGATCCGCCGGCGCACGGCCGACGAGGGGACCGCACAGGCCCTCGTCGCGTTCCTCGACGGTCTGATGATCCAGATCCTGATCACCGGGCGGCCGTTCGACCGCGCCGAGGTCCTGGCGGCGCTGCGCGCGATGACCGGCTGA
- the sufC gene encoding Fe-S cluster assembly ATPase SufC, protein MATLEIHDLHVSVEAENGPRDILKGVDLTVKQGETHAIMGPNGSGKSTLAYSLAGHPKYTITGGTVTLDGEDVLEMSVDERARAGVFLAMQYPVEVPGVSVSNFLRTSATAIRGEAPKLRTWVKEVKSAMEQLQMDPSFAERNVNEGFSGGEKKRHEILQLELLKPKIAILDETDSGLDVDALRQVSEGVNRVRETGEVGTLLITHYTRILRYIKPDFVHVFSNGRIVESGGAELADKLENEGYEAYQTKGGVTA, encoded by the coding sequence ATGGCAACGCTTGAGATCCACGACCTGCACGTCTCCGTCGAGGCCGAGAACGGCCCCCGGGACATCCTCAAGGGCGTCGACCTGACTGTGAAGCAGGGCGAGACCCACGCCATCATGGGCCCCAACGGCTCCGGCAAGTCGACCCTCGCCTACTCGCTGGCCGGTCACCCCAAGTACACGATCACCGGCGGCACCGTCACCCTCGACGGTGAGGACGTCCTGGAGATGAGCGTCGACGAGCGCGCCCGCGCCGGCGTCTTCCTCGCCATGCAGTACCCGGTCGAGGTCCCCGGTGTCTCGGTCTCCAACTTCCTGCGCACCTCCGCCACCGCGATCCGCGGCGAGGCCCCCAAGCTGCGCACCTGGGTGAAGGAGGTCAAGTCCGCCATGGAGCAGCTCCAGATGGACCCGTCCTTCGCCGAGCGCAACGTCAACGAGGGCTTCTCCGGTGGTGAGAAGAAGCGCCACGAGATCCTCCAGCTCGAGCTGCTCAAGCCGAAGATCGCGATCCTCGACGAGACCGACTCCGGCCTGGACGTCGACGCGCTGCGCCAGGTCTCCGAGGGCGTCAACCGCGTCCGCGAGACCGGTGAGGTGGGCACCCTGCTGATCACGCACTACACCCGCATCCTGCGCTACATCAAGCCCGACTTCGTCCACGTCTTCTCGAACGGCCGCATCGTCGAGTCCGGCGGCGCCGAGCTCGCCGACAAGCTGGAGAACGAGGGCTACGAGGCGTACCAGACGAAGGGCGGCGTAACCGCGTGA
- a CDS encoding non-heme iron oxygenase ferredoxin subunit, translating to MTTEATFVRACGLSELEPDTPKRVELDGTPVSIVRTEGEVFAINDICSHANVSLSEGEVEDCAIECWLHGSSFDLRTGEPSGLPATRPVPVYPVKIQGDDVLVSVTQES from the coding sequence ATGACCACCGAAGCCACCTTCGTGCGAGCCTGTGGGCTGAGCGAGCTGGAGCCGGACACGCCCAAGCGGGTCGAGCTCGACGGCACGCCGGTCTCCATCGTGCGCACCGAGGGCGAGGTGTTCGCGATCAACGACATCTGCTCGCACGCGAACGTCTCGCTGTCGGAGGGCGAGGTGGAGGACTGCGCCATCGAGTGCTGGCTGCACGGCTCGAGCTTCGACCTGCGCACCGGTGAGCCGTCCGGACTGCCCGCCACGCGCCCCGTCCCCGTATACCCCGTAAAGATCCAAGGGGACGACGTGCTCGTCTCCGTCACCCAGGAGTCCTGA
- the sufD gene encoding Fe-S cluster assembly protein SufD, whose product MAENTPAGSTTDGAIQVGGPKQPIDARVSAPASYDVADFPVPHGREEEWRFTPLERLRGLHDGTAVADGGGVKVEVTAPEGVTVETVGRDDVRVGKSGKPVDRVVAQAYSSFEKASVVSVPKETVLAEPVRITVHGEGGVAFGHQVVEIGAFAEAVVIIDHTGDATLAANVEYLIGDGAKLTVVSVQDWDDSAVHVAQHTALVGRDASFKSVIVTFGGDLVRLHPRVVYAAPGGEAELYGLYFTDAGQHQEHRLFVDHDTPHCRSNVAYKGALQGKDAHAVWIGDVLIRAAAEGTDTYELNRNLVLTDGARVDSVPNLEIETGEIVGAGHASATGRFDDEQLFYLMARGIPADEARRLVVRGFFAELVQQIGVADVEERLLTKIEAELGASVA is encoded by the coding sequence ATGGCTGAGAACACTCCCGCCGGCAGCACGACCGACGGCGCCATCCAGGTGGGCGGGCCGAAGCAGCCCATCGACGCCCGGGTCAGCGCCCCCGCCTCGTACGACGTGGCGGACTTCCCCGTGCCGCACGGCCGCGAGGAGGAATGGCGGTTCACCCCGCTGGAGCGCCTGCGCGGTCTGCACGACGGCACGGCGGTGGCCGACGGCGGCGGCGTCAAGGTCGAGGTGACGGCCCCCGAGGGCGTCACCGTGGAGACCGTCGGCCGGGACGACGTCCGCGTCGGCAAGTCCGGCAAGCCGGTCGACCGGGTCGTCGCCCAGGCGTACAGCTCCTTCGAGAAGGCCTCGGTCGTCTCGGTGCCCAAGGAGACGGTCCTCGCCGAGCCCGTCCGCATCACCGTGCACGGTGAGGGCGGCGTGGCCTTCGGCCACCAGGTCGTCGAGATCGGCGCCTTCGCCGAGGCCGTCGTCATCATCGACCACACTGGTGACGCCACCCTCGCCGCCAACGTCGAGTACCTGATCGGTGACGGCGCCAAGCTGACCGTCGTCTCCGTGCAGGACTGGGACGACTCCGCGGTGCACGTCGCCCAGCACACCGCGCTGGTCGGCCGCGACGCCTCCTTCAAGTCCGTGATCGTCACCTTCGGCGGCGACCTGGTCCGGCTGCACCCCCGGGTCGTCTACGCCGCCCCCGGCGGCGAGGCCGAGCTGTACGGCCTGTACTTCACTGACGCGGGCCAGCACCAGGAGCACCGGCTCTTCGTCGACCACGACACCCCGCACTGCCGCAGCAACGTCGCCTACAAGGGCGCGCTGCAGGGCAAGGACGCGCACGCGGTCTGGATCGGTGACGTGCTCATCCGCGCCGCCGCCGAGGGCACGGACACCTACGAGCTCAACCGCAACCTCGTCCTCACCGACGGGGCCCGCGTCGACTCGGTCCCCAACCTGGAGATCGAGACCGGCGAGATCGTCGGCGCCGGCCACGCCTCGGCGACCGGCCGCTTCGACGACGAGCAGCTGTTCTACCTGATGGCCCGCGGTATCCCGGCCGACGAGGCGCGCCGCCTGGTCGTCCGCGGCTTCTTCGCCGAGCTGGTCCAGCAGATCGGCGTCGCGGACGTCGAGGAGCGCCTGCTCACCAAGATCGAGGCCGAGCTGGGGGCGTCCGTCGCATGA
- a CDS encoding DMT family transporter, whose protein sequence is MMYVTLAGAILAEILATTAMKFSDGFSKLWPSLGTVVGYLVAFALLSRTLKAMDMGTAYAIWAGAGTAVVAAIGMLFLGEAVTAARIGGVLLVIAGVVVLNLGGASH, encoded by the coding sequence ATGATGTACGTGACCCTCGCCGGAGCGATCCTCGCCGAGATCCTGGCCACCACCGCCATGAAGTTCAGCGACGGCTTCAGCAAGCTGTGGCCCTCCCTCGGCACGGTGGTGGGCTATCTCGTCGCGTTCGCGCTGCTCTCCCGGACGCTCAAGGCCATGGACATGGGCACGGCCTACGCCATCTGGGCGGGAGCCGGCACCGCGGTCGTCGCCGCCATCGGCATGCTCTTCCTGGGCGAGGCGGTCACCGCCGCACGTATAGGGGGAGTGCTGCTGGTCATCGCCGGTGTCGTCGTGCTCAACCTCGGCGGGGCGTCCCACTGA
- a CDS encoding metal-sulfur cluster assembly factor — translation MTDNVETTTKPASEEEVREALYDVVDPELGIDVVNLGLIYGIHVDDANIATLDMTLTSAACPLTDVIEDQAKSATEGIVNELRINWVWMPPWGPDKITDDGREQLRALGFNV, via the coding sequence ATGACCGACAACGTAGAGACGACGACGAAGCCTGCCTCCGAGGAGGAGGTGCGCGAGGCGCTGTACGACGTGGTCGACCCCGAGCTGGGCATCGACGTCGTCAACCTCGGCCTCATCTACGGCATCCACGTCGATGACGCCAACATCGCCACCCTCGACATGACGCTGACGTCCGCGGCCTGCCCGCTGACCGACGTCATCGAGGACCAGGCGAAGTCGGCGACCGAGGGCATCGTCAACGAGCTCCGGATCAACTGGGTCTGGATGCCGCCGTGGGGCCCGGACAAGATCACCGACGACGGCCGGGAGCAGCTCCGCGCGCTCGGCTTCAACGTCTGA
- the sufU gene encoding Fe-S cluster assembly sulfur transfer protein SufU translates to MKLDSMYQDVILDHYKHPHGRGLRDGDAEVHHVNPTCGDEITLRVRLSGETIEDVSYEGQGCSISQASASVLNELLVGKELAEARRIQETFLELMQSKGKLEPDDAMEEVLEDAVAFAGVSKYPARVKCALLSWMAWKDATAQALNEGAEGKTA, encoded by the coding sequence GTGAAGCTTGATTCGATGTACCAGGACGTCATCCTGGACCACTACAAGCATCCGCACGGGCGGGGCTTGCGGGACGGCGACGCCGAGGTGCACCACGTCAACCCGACGTGCGGCGACGAGATCACGCTGCGCGTGCGGCTCTCCGGCGAGACCATTGAAGACGTCTCGTACGAGGGGCAGGGCTGCTCGATCAGCCAGGCCAGCGCCTCCGTGCTCAACGAGCTGCTGGTGGGCAAGGAGCTCGCCGAGGCGCGTCGGATCCAGGAGACCTTCCTGGAGCTGATGCAGTCCAAGGGCAAGCTCGAACCGGACGACGCGATGGAGGAGGTGCTGGAGGACGCGGTCGCGTTCGCCGGTGTCTCCAAGTACCCGGCGCGCGTGAAGTGCGCTTTGCTGAGCTGGATGGCGTGGAAAGACGCCACGGCGCAGGCACTGAACGAAGGCGCTGAAGGGAAGACGGCATGA
- a CDS encoding cysteine desulfurase encodes MTILPGLLDTEAIRKDFPILDRTVHDGKKIVYLDSAATSQKPRQVLDALNTYYERHNANVHRGVYTIAEEATELYEGARDKVAAFINAPSRDEVIFTKNASESLNLVANMLGWADEPYRVDHDTEVVITEMEHHSNIVPWQLLAQRTGAKLKWFGLTDDGRLDLSNIDEIITEKTKVVSFVLVSNIMGTINPVEAIIRRAQEVGALVVVDASQAAPHMVLDVQALQADFVAFTGHKMCGPTGIGVLWGRQELLEDLPPFLGGGEMIETVSMHSSTYAPAPHKFEAGTPPIAQAVGLGAAVDYLTAIGMDNIARHEHAITEYAVRRLQEVPDLRIIGPTTAEDRGAAISFTLGDIHPHDVGQVLDEQGIAVRVGHHCARPVCLRYGIPATTRASFYLYSTPGEVDALIEGLEHVRNFFG; translated from the coding sequence GTGACAATACTGCCGGGCCTTCTCGACACCGAGGCGATCCGTAAGGACTTCCCCATTCTGGACCGTACGGTCCACGACGGGAAGAAGATCGTGTACCTGGACTCCGCGGCGACCTCGCAGAAGCCGCGGCAGGTGCTCGACGCCCTGAACACGTACTACGAGCGGCACAACGCCAACGTCCACCGCGGGGTCTACACGATCGCCGAGGAGGCCACGGAGCTGTACGAGGGCGCCCGCGACAAGGTCGCCGCCTTCATCAACGCGCCGAGCCGCGACGAGGTGATCTTCACCAAGAACGCCTCCGAGTCGCTCAACCTCGTGGCCAACATGCTGGGCTGGGCCGACGAGCCCTACCGCGTGGACCACGACACCGAGGTCGTCATCACGGAGATGGAGCACCACTCCAACATCGTGCCGTGGCAGCTGCTCGCGCAGCGCACGGGCGCGAAGCTGAAGTGGTTCGGCCTCACCGACGACGGCCGGCTCGACCTGTCCAACATCGACGAGATCATCACCGAGAAGACCAAGGTCGTCTCGTTCGTGCTGGTCTCGAACATCATGGGCACGATCAACCCGGTCGAGGCGATCATCCGTCGCGCCCAGGAGGTCGGCGCGCTCGTCGTCGTCGACGCCTCCCAGGCCGCCCCGCACATGGTGCTGGACGTCCAGGCGCTGCAGGCCGACTTCGTGGCCTTCACCGGTCACAAGATGTGCGGCCCGACGGGCATCGGTGTGCTGTGGGGCCGCCAGGAGCTGCTGGAGGACCTCCCGCCGTTCCTCGGTGGCGGCGAGATGATCGAGACCGTCTCGATGCACTCCTCCACGTACGCCCCCGCGCCGCACAAGTTCGAGGCGGGTACGCCCCCGATCGCCCAGGCCGTCGGCCTCGGCGCCGCGGTGGACTACCTGACCGCGATCGGCATGGACAACATCGCCCGCCATGAGCACGCGATCACCGAGTACGCGGTCCGCAGGCTCCAGGAGGTCCCCGACCTCCGCATCATCGGCCCCACCACGGCCGAGGACCGCGGCGCGGCGATCTCCTTCACGCTCGGTGACATCCACCCGCACGACGTGGGCCAGGTCCTCGACGAGCAGGGCATCGCGGTCCGGGTGGGCCACCACTGCGCGCGGCCCGTCTGCCTGCGGTACGGAATTCCCGCGACCACGCGAGCGTCTTTCTACCTGTACTCCACCCCCGGTGAGGTCGACGCACTGATCGAGGGCCTGGAGCACGTCCGGAACTTTTTCGGTTAA